The Chitinophaga flava genome has a segment encoding these proteins:
- a CDS encoding alpha-ketoacid dehydrogenase subunit alpha/beta → MIENKALSMNIESRLSFEEFRKEVLNDYRLACVSREVSLLARREVLTGKAKFGIFGDGKEVAQVAMSKYFKPGDFRSGYYRDQTVAFATGIATPEQFFSQLYADPDQQHDPFSGGRQMNSHFATPNLDKDGTWLNLADMKNSAADMAPTAGQMPRSVGLAYASKMFREVEALHDLKQLSDNGNEICFATIGDASTSEGHFWESMNAAGVLQVPLAVFVWDDGYGISVPRKYQTTKNSISVALEGFRKTDGTNGFDIYNVKGWDYAGMCEVFEAAIRKIRETHVPALFHVEEITQPQGHSTSGSHERYKSKERLSWEKDFDCNLKMRSWILENALCDEETLVNIEAEAKTTSQDARKAAWEKYITPIKAEVQHFIALATPVADVAGANAELVSQQVRELQANREPQRRDILKAASIILVKHKALKADPVVQALQQYYNNYLQAEKENYNSYLHATGANSILNVPVVPAAYNEDAITLNGYEVLNKYFDQLISNNPKVFAFGEDVGKIGDVNQAFAGLQQKHGSLRITDTGIRELTIMGQGIGMALRGLRPIAEIQYLDYLLYGLQPLSDDVASLQYRTKGIQHCPIIVRTRGHRLEGIWHSGSPMGMIINSLRGMNVCVPRNMVQAAGMYNTLLQANEPALVIESLNGYRLKEKLPSNLETFTVPLGIPEVLKEGADVTLVTYGSMTRIVEEAIVTLEEMGISCELIDVQTLLPFDIHHSIVKSLQKTNRIAFIDEDVPGGGTAFMFQQVMEQQGGYRWLDVAPRTLSAQAHRPAYGSDGDYFSKPNTEDVVKMVMEMMEE, encoded by the coding sequence ATGATAGAAAATAAAGCACTATCTATGAATATAGAAAGCCGGTTGTCATTCGAAGAGTTCCGTAAGGAAGTGTTAAATGACTACAGGTTGGCCTGTGTAAGCAGGGAAGTTAGTTTGCTGGCCCGCAGAGAAGTTCTCACGGGTAAGGCTAAATTTGGCATTTTCGGGGATGGTAAGGAAGTGGCGCAGGTGGCGATGTCCAAATACTTCAAGCCTGGCGACTTCCGCTCCGGTTATTACCGCGACCAGACTGTTGCGTTTGCCACTGGTATCGCTACTCCCGAACAATTCTTTTCCCAGTTATACGCTGATCCTGATCAACAGCACGATCCTTTTTCCGGTGGCCGGCAAATGAACTCACATTTCGCTACGCCCAACCTCGATAAGGATGGTACCTGGCTCAATCTCGCGGACATGAAAAACTCCGCTGCAGACATGGCGCCTACTGCCGGGCAGATGCCCCGCTCCGTAGGTCTGGCCTATGCTTCCAAAATGTTCCGTGAAGTGGAAGCGCTCCATGATCTCAAACAGCTCTCCGATAACGGTAACGAAATCTGTTTCGCTACTATCGGTGACGCCTCTACCTCCGAAGGCCATTTCTGGGAATCCATGAATGCTGCGGGTGTATTGCAGGTGCCACTGGCTGTATTTGTATGGGATGATGGTTATGGTATCTCCGTACCGCGTAAATACCAAACCACCAAAAACTCCATCAGTGTAGCACTGGAAGGTTTCCGGAAAACAGATGGCACCAATGGTTTTGATATCTACAATGTAAAAGGCTGGGATTACGCCGGTATGTGTGAAGTGTTTGAAGCGGCCATCCGCAAAATACGCGAAACACATGTGCCCGCCCTCTTCCATGTGGAAGAGATCACGCAGCCGCAGGGCCACTCCACCAGCGGTTCCCACGAGCGTTACAAAAGCAAGGAACGCTTGTCCTGGGAGAAGGATTTTGACTGTAATCTCAAAATGAGATCATGGATCCTTGAAAACGCTTTGTGTGATGAGGAAACACTGGTGAATATTGAAGCAGAAGCCAAAACTACTTCACAGGATGCCCGTAAGGCCGCCTGGGAAAAATATATCACCCCTATCAAAGCGGAAGTACAGCATTTTATAGCACTGGCCACTCCGGTTGCCGATGTTGCAGGTGCCAACGCTGAACTGGTATCTCAGCAGGTGCGTGAGTTGCAGGCCAACCGCGAACCGCAGCGCAGGGATATCCTGAAAGCCGCTTCCATCATCCTGGTAAAACACAAAGCACTGAAAGCAGATCCTGTTGTGCAGGCTTTGCAACAGTATTACAATAACTATCTCCAGGCAGAAAAAGAAAACTACAATTCCTACCTGCACGCTACAGGTGCTAATTCCATACTGAACGTGCCAGTAGTGCCGGCGGCCTACAACGAAGACGCCATCACACTGAACGGGTATGAAGTGCTCAATAAATATTTCGACCAGCTGATCTCCAACAACCCGAAAGTATTTGCTTTTGGTGAAGATGTGGGTAAGATCGGTGACGTAAACCAGGCCTTTGCCGGTTTACAGCAGAAACACGGATCTCTGCGTATAACCGATACCGGTATACGTGAACTTACCATCATGGGACAGGGCATTGGCATGGCCCTCCGCGGACTGCGCCCGATAGCCGAAATTCAGTATCTCGACTATCTGCTGTACGGACTGCAGCCGCTCAGCGATGATGTAGCTTCCCTGCAGTATCGTACCAAAGGTATTCAGCATTGCCCCATCATCGTGCGTACCCGTGGGCATCGCCTGGAAGGTATCTGGCATAGTGGTTCACCGATGGGCATGATCATCAACTCTCTCAGAGGTATGAACGTATGCGTGCCCCGCAACATGGTGCAGGCAGCCGGTATGTACAATACCTTGCTGCAGGCCAACGAGCCGGCACTGGTGATCGAATCACTCAACGGTTACCGGCTGAAGGAAAAACTGCCTTCCAACCTGGAAACCTTTACCGTACCGCTGGGCATACCGGAAGTACTGAAAGAAGGTGCCGATGTAACCCTGGTGACCTATGGCTCCATGACCCGTATCGTGGAGGAAGCCATTGTAACACTGGAAGAAATGGGTATCTCCTGCGAACTGATAGATGTGCAGACCTTACTGCCTTTTGATATTCATCACAGTATTGTGAAATCACTGCAGAAAACCAACCGTATCGCCTTTATTGATGAAGACGTACCGGGAGGTGGCACTGCCTTTATGTTCCAGCAGGTAATGGAACAACAGGGTGGCTACCGTTGGCTGGATGTGGCGCCTCGTACGCTGAGTGCGCAAGCTCACCGTCCTGCTTATGGTTCTGACGGCGATTATTTCTCCAAACCTAATACAGAAGACGTAGTGAAGATGGTGATGGAGATGATGGAAGAATAG